One window from the genome of Streptomyces sp. NBC_01476 encodes:
- a CDS encoding YraN family protein: MNARGALGRYGEDVAARTLKDAGLTVLDRNWRCGRRGEIDILASEGDALVVCEVKTRREGAFEHPMAALTPRKLARLRSLAERWTAEHGGAPPGGVRIDVVGVVLPVRGAARIEHVRGVA, from the coding sequence ATGAACGCACGAGGTGCGCTGGGGCGGTACGGCGAGGACGTGGCGGCCCGCACATTGAAGGACGCCGGGCTGACCGTGCTCGACCGGAACTGGCGGTGCGGGCGGCGCGGTGAGATCGACATCCTGGCGTCCGAAGGGGACGCGCTGGTCGTCTGCGAGGTCAAGACCCGGCGCGAGGGCGCCTTCGAACACCCCATGGCCGCCCTCACCCCCCGGAAACTGGCCCGGCTCCGCTCGCTGGCCGAACGGTGGACCGCCGAGCACGGCGGCGCACCGCCGGGCGGCGTGCGGATCGACGTGGTCGGCGTGGTCCTGCCGGTCCGCGGGGCGGCCCGCATCGAGCATGTGCGGGGGGTGGCGTGA
- the lepB gene encoding signal peptidase I, translated as MSGHASGHASGSSQDPSDVVDLGGPGGPGDPAGGTGDGSPSPGQGGKQRSFWKELPLLVVIALVLALIIKTFLVQAFSIPSDSMQNTLQPGDRVLVDKLTPWFGSDPSRGEVVVFHDPGGWLPENPPASSNPLVRGLQTGLSFVGLMPSADEKDLIKRVIGVGGDTVECSGTGPVKVNGKALVEPYVHPGSTPCTPEYPFKVTVPQGRIWVMGDNRQDSLDSRFHMNTPGGGTVSDNKVVGRAIVVAWPVNRWDALSIPSTFSQPGISAMGVAAPTAAGLAGAVPLVLLRRRRLLARESRREG; from the coding sequence ATGTCCGGTCATGCGTCCGGTCACGCGTCCGGGTCCTCGCAGGATCCGTCCGACGTGGTGGACCTGGGCGGTCCTGGCGGCCCCGGCGACCCGGCCGGTGGCACGGGTGACGGCTCGCCGTCCCCGGGGCAGGGCGGCAAGCAGCGTTCCTTCTGGAAGGAACTCCCACTGCTGGTCGTCATCGCCCTGGTGCTGGCGCTCATCATCAAGACCTTCCTGGTCCAGGCGTTCTCCATCCCCTCGGACTCGATGCAGAACACCCTCCAGCCGGGCGACCGGGTGCTGGTGGACAAGCTCACCCCGTGGTTCGGCTCCGACCCGAGCCGCGGTGAGGTCGTGGTCTTCCACGACCCGGGCGGCTGGCTGCCGGAGAACCCGCCGGCCAGCAGCAACCCGCTGGTCAGGGGGCTGCAGACGGGCCTGAGCTTTGTCGGCCTGATGCCGTCGGCCGATGAGAAGGACCTGATCAAGCGGGTCATCGGGGTCGGCGGCGACACCGTCGAGTGCTCGGGCACCGGCCCGGTGAAGGTCAACGGCAAGGCGCTCGTCGAGCCGTACGTCCACCCCGGCAGCACCCCGTGCACCCCGGAGTACCCGTTCAAGGTCACCGTGCCGCAGGGCCGGATCTGGGTGATGGGCGACAACCGCCAGGACTCGCTGGACTCCCGCTTCCACATGAACACCCCGGGTGGCGGCACCGTCTCCGACAACAAGGTGGTGGGCCGCGCGATCGTGGTGGCCTGGCCGGTCAACCGCTGGGACGCGCTCTCCATCCCGTCGACCTTCTCGCAGCCCGGGATCAGCGCGATGGGCGTCGCGGCCCCCACGGCCGCCGGTCTGGCGGGCGCGGTGCCCCTGGTGCTGCTGCGCCGGCGGCGGCTGTTGGCACGGGAGAGCCGCCGTGAGGGCTGA
- a CDS encoding NUDIX hydrolase: MNGFDPADPAATWWFTPGGGVEGAESLEEAALREVAEETGIAAVRLGPPLWRRQASFRFDGRHWEQDEWYFLGRTETLEVDTSGHTDLERRSVTGLRWWTCEELLRTRETVYPIRLAELLRTLLDEGPPLSPIPLGTERD, from the coding sequence ATGAACGGCTTCGACCCGGCGGACCCCGCGGCGACCTGGTGGTTCACCCCGGGCGGCGGGGTGGAGGGCGCGGAGAGCCTGGAGGAGGCGGCGCTGCGGGAGGTCGCCGAGGAGACCGGCATCGCGGCCGTCCGGCTGGGCCCTCCGCTCTGGCGGCGCCAGGCCTCCTTCCGCTTCGACGGCCGCCACTGGGAGCAGGACGAGTGGTACTTCCTGGGCCGGACCGAGACCCTGGAGGTGGACACCAGCGGGCATACCGATCTCGAACGCCGCAGCGTGACGGGGTTGCGGTGGTGGACGTGCGAGGAACTTCTGCGCACTCGTGAGACGGTGTATCCGATCAGACTCGCCGAGCTGCTGCGTACGCTGCTCGACGAAGGCCCCCCGCTGTCCCCGATCCCCCTGGGGACGGAGCGAGACTGA
- a CDS encoding DUF2469 domain-containing protein — translation MSAEDLEKYETEMELKLYREYRDVVGLFKYVIETERRFYLTNDYEMQVHSVQGEVFFEVSMADAWVWDMYRPARFVKQVRVLTFKDVNIEELNKADLDLPQDEAGFNG, via the coding sequence ATGAGCGCCGAGGACCTCGAAAAATACGAAACCGAGATGGAGCTGAAGCTCTACCGGGAGTACCGGGATGTCGTCGGCCTGTTCAAGTATGTGATCGAGACCGAGCGGCGGTTCTACCTCACCAATGACTACGAGATGCAGGTGCACTCGGTCCAGGGTGAGGTCTTCTTCGAGGTCTCGATGGCTGACGCGTGGGTGTGGGACATGTACCGGCCGGCTCGCTTCGTGAAGCAGGTGCGGGTGCTCACATTCAAGGACGTGAACATCGAGGAGCTGAACAAGGCGGATCTGGATCTGCCGCAGGACGAGGCGGGGTTCAACGGCTGA
- the lepB gene encoding signal peptidase I: MATGAPLPGASVPGAPPLLTGSTRIERRKLARKVRRKRRRSLIKEVPLLVMVALLIALVLKTFLLQAFVIPSGSMEQTIQIGDRVLVDKLTPWFGAKPQRGDVVVFQDPGHWLSGEPKPKPDPVVVKQVKEFLTFIGLLPASGEQDLIKRVIGVGGDTVQCCDKGGHLLVNGKPLDEPYLYPGNPPSMMNFTVHVPQGRLWVMGDHRSDSADSRYHTDQPGGGTIPEKLVVGRAFVIAWPVGHWARLKDPGTFSSVPDPPVASTASTAVPTRVGSANNGQRTNQLPTPAELPLVMGVVGLRLKWGRRKSGVRSGRGGPRGRRTVRTRRARKGRCRGTPGAPGSSAVPGAAAVHAAVRRGTGPGVVRTGVGPHVRSCVRSRVRVLAGSVRRGGPGRSWRPRRPGRWHG; this comes from the coding sequence GTGGCGACGGGCGCCCCGCTGCCCGGTGCGAGTGTGCCCGGCGCGCCGCCGCTGCTGACCGGCAGCACCCGGATCGAACGGCGCAAACTGGCCCGCAAGGTCCGGCGCAAGCGCCGCCGTTCGCTGATCAAGGAAGTGCCGCTGCTGGTCATGGTGGCACTGCTGATCGCACTGGTGCTCAAGACCTTCCTGCTCCAGGCGTTCGTGATCCCCTCCGGGTCGATGGAGCAGACCATCCAGATCGGCGACCGGGTGCTGGTCGACAAGCTCACCCCGTGGTTCGGCGCCAAGCCGCAGCGCGGTGACGTGGTGGTCTTCCAGGACCCCGGCCACTGGCTCAGCGGGGAGCCCAAGCCGAAGCCGGACCCGGTGGTGGTCAAGCAGGTGAAGGAGTTCCTCACCTTCATCGGGCTGCTGCCGGCCTCCGGGGAGCAGGATCTGATCAAGCGGGTCATCGGGGTCGGCGGCGACACCGTGCAGTGCTGCGACAAGGGCGGCCACCTGCTGGTGAACGGCAAGCCTCTGGACGAGCCGTATCTGTATCCCGGCAATCCACCCTCAATGATGAATTTCACGGTGCACGTACCGCAGGGCAGACTGTGGGTGATGGGCGACCACCGGTCGGACTCGGCCGACTCGCGGTACCACACCGACCAGCCCGGTGGTGGCACGATTCCGGAGAAACTGGTGGTCGGCAGGGCTTTTGTGATCGCCTGGCCGGTCGGTCACTGGGCGCGGCTGAAGGATCCGGGGACCTTCTCCTCGGTGCCCGACCCCCCGGTGGCGAGCACGGCGAGCACAGCTGTGCCCACTAGGGTGGGCTCCGCCAACAATGGTCAAAGGACGAACCAGCTACCGACTCCTGCGGAACTCCCGCTCGTTATGGGAGTGGTGGGTCTGCGCCTGAAGTGGGGCAGACGGAAGTCTGGAGTGAGGAGTGGACGTGGGGGACCTCGTGGTCGGCGCACGGTCAGGACCCGGCGAGCCCGAAAAGGGAGATGCCGAGGTACCCCCGGTGCCCCAGGCTCCTCCGCCGTCCCCGGTGCCGCCGCCGTCCATGCCGCCGTCCGACGCGGCACCGGGCCAGGCGTCGTCCGAACAGGCGTCGGACCCCATGTCCGGTCATGCGTCCGGTCACGCGTCCGGGTCCTCGCAGGATCCGTCCGACGTGGTGGACCTGGGCGGTCCTGGCGGCCCCGGCGACCCGGCCGGTGGCACGGGTGA
- the lepB gene encoding signal peptidase I gives MSSSTSTVSGAIRRDGGAGTGRRGRTLSGLVIALGCVLFLGGFAWAAVVYRPYTVPTDSMKPTVSPGDKVLAQHISGDQVRRGDVVVFQDKLWGDMPEVKRVVGVGGDVVSCCDKQGRLLVNGKPVTEDYLAARGPASLEAFRSTVPQGKIFLLGDNRNVSQDSRVHLEDAQQGAVPADDVKARVAATAWPAGRMGMLPRTSAFDGLPGGDGQSSPGPLEWLVYAVIVGAVLILGGAAYEPLAKLARRR, from the coding sequence ATGAGCAGCTCCACGAGCACCGTCAGCGGTGCGATACGCAGGGACGGCGGCGCCGGCACCGGCCGGCGCGGCCGCACCCTCTCCGGGCTGGTGATCGCCCTCGGCTGTGTGCTGTTCCTCGGCGGTTTCGCCTGGGCGGCGGTGGTCTACCGGCCGTACACCGTGCCGACCGACTCGATGAAGCCCACGGTGAGCCCGGGTGACAAGGTGCTCGCCCAGCACATCTCGGGGGACCAGGTGCGCCGCGGCGACGTGGTGGTCTTCCAGGACAAGCTCTGGGGCGACATGCCCGAGGTCAAGCGGGTGGTCGGGGTCGGCGGCGACGTGGTCTCCTGCTGTGACAAGCAGGGCAGGCTGCTGGTCAACGGCAAGCCGGTGACGGAGGACTACCTGGCCGCGCGTGGGCCAGCCTCGCTGGAGGCGTTCAGGTCGACGGTGCCCCAGGGGAAGATCTTCCTGCTGGGTGACAACCGGAACGTCTCGCAGGACTCCCGGGTGCACCTGGAGGACGCGCAGCAGGGTGCCGTCCCGGCGGACGACGTCAAGGCGCGGGTCGCGGCCACCGCCTGGCCGGCCGGCCGGATGGGGATGCTGCCGCGGACCTCGGCCTTCGACGGGCTGCCGGGCGGTGACGGGCAGTCGTCGCCGGGGCCGCTGGAGTGGCTGGTGTACGCGGTGATCGTGGGCGCCGTGCTGATACTGGGCGGGGCGGCGTACGAGCCGCTGGCGAAGCTGGCGCGACGGCGGTGA
- a CDS encoding YifB family Mg chelatase-like AAA ATPase: MGFARTCSVALLGVEGVVVEVQADLEPGVAAFALVGLPDKSLTESRDRVRAAIVNSGETWPQKKLTVGLSPASVPKGGSGFDLAVACAVLAANDRIAPKSIADLMMIGELGLDGRVRPVRGVLPAVLAAADAGYRHVVVPERTTAEASLVPGVAVLGVRSLRQLVAVLNDETVPEEDEDGADADGRPDPMLAGLTVPGGGVGTGLSATFGGVGAGGQAAAGAGYGPDRPDLAAVAGQQVARLALEVAAAGGHHLYLKGPPGAGKTMLAERLPGILPPLTRQESLEVTAVHSVAGILPPGRPLVDSAPYCAPHHSATMPSLVGGGSGLPRPGAVSLAHRGVLFLDEAPEFSGQALDALRQPLEAGHVVVARAAGVMRLPARFMLVLAANPCPCGRYSMLGGGCDCSPSAVRRYQSRLSGPLLDRLDLRVEVEAVSRSDLIGHGTGESSAVVAARVREARARAEARYTGTRWRTNSEVPGHELRTRWHVAPGALHAAERDMERGLLTARGLDRVLRVAWTLADLAAHPRPDAGDVLKALQLRTGFNRGAVLAGSP, encoded by the coding sequence ATGGGCTTCGCCCGTACGTGCTCGGTCGCGCTGCTCGGCGTCGAGGGGGTGGTGGTCGAGGTCCAGGCCGACCTCGAACCAGGAGTCGCCGCCTTCGCGCTGGTCGGCCTGCCCGACAAGAGCCTCACCGAGAGCCGCGACCGGGTGCGCGCCGCGATCGTCAACAGCGGGGAGACCTGGCCGCAGAAGAAGCTCACCGTCGGACTCAGCCCCGCCTCGGTGCCCAAAGGCGGTTCGGGTTTCGATCTCGCTGTCGCCTGCGCGGTGCTCGCCGCCAACGACCGGATCGCGCCGAAGTCCATCGCCGATCTGATGATGATCGGCGAGCTGGGCCTGGACGGGCGGGTCCGCCCGGTGCGCGGGGTGCTGCCCGCGGTGCTCGCCGCCGCCGATGCCGGATACCGGCATGTGGTGGTGCCCGAGCGGACCACCGCCGAGGCGTCCCTGGTGCCCGGCGTCGCGGTGCTCGGCGTCCGCAGCCTGCGCCAGCTGGTCGCGGTGCTCAATGACGAGACGGTGCCGGAGGAGGACGAGGACGGCGCCGACGCGGACGGGCGGCCCGACCCGATGCTGGCCGGGCTGACCGTGCCGGGCGGCGGAGTCGGGACGGGGCTCTCCGCCACCTTCGGGGGTGTCGGTGCCGGTGGCCAGGCGGCTGCCGGAGCCGGGTACGGCCCCGACCGGCCCGACCTCGCCGCGGTGGCAGGCCAGCAGGTGGCCCGGCTGGCGTTGGAGGTCGCGGCGGCGGGCGGTCACCACCTCTACCTCAAGGGGCCACCGGGTGCCGGCAAGACGATGCTCGCCGAGCGGCTGCCCGGCATCCTGCCGCCGCTCACCCGCCAGGAGTCGCTGGAGGTCACCGCCGTCCACTCGGTGGCCGGGATCCTGCCCCCGGGCCGCCCGCTGGTGGACTCCGCCCCGTACTGCGCGCCGCACCACTCGGCCACGATGCCGTCGCTCGTCGGCGGCGGAAGCGGACTGCCGAGGCCGGGAGCGGTCTCCCTGGCACATCGTGGAGTGCTCTTTCTCGATGAGGCACCGGAGTTCAGCGGGCAGGCGCTGGACGCGCTGCGGCAGCCGCTGGAGGCCGGGCATGTGGTGGTGGCCCGGGCAGCGGGGGTGATGCGGCTGCCGGCCCGGTTCATGCTGGTGCTCGCGGCGAATCCGTGCCCCTGCGGCCGGTACTCGATGCTCGGCGGGGGCTGCGACTGCTCGCCGAGCGCGGTCCGCCGCTATCAGTCCCGGCTCTCCGGGCCGCTGCTCGACCGGCTGGATCTGCGGGTGGAGGTCGAGGCGGTCAGCCGCAGCGATCTGATCGGGCACGGCACGGGGGAGTCCTCCGCGGTGGTGGCCGCGCGGGTGCGGGAGGCCAGGGCCCGCGCCGAGGCCCGGTACACCGGGACCCGCTGGCGGACCAACAGCGAGGTGCCCGGGCATGAGCTGCGCACCCGGTGGCATGTGGCGCCAGGCGCCCTGCACGCGGCCGAGCGGGACATGGAGCGCGGCCTGCTCACCGCCCGCGGTCTGGACCGCGTGCTCCGGGTCGCCTGGACACTCGCCGACCTGGCCGCCCACCCCCGCCCGGACGCCGGTGACGTCCTCAAGGCGCTGCAGCTCCGCACCGGCTTCAACCGGGGCGCGGTGCTGGCGGGGAGCCCGTGA